Proteins encoded by one window of Akkermansia muciniphila ATCC BAA-835:
- the trxB gene encoding thioredoxin-disulfide reductase, with the protein MSEQVIIIGAGCAGYTAAIYTARANLSPLLITGSQIGGQLTTTTEVENFPGFPDGVMGPDLMFLMQQQAEKFGTRFAYEDVKSVVRDEATGLFTVKTSGQNYETRSIIVATGASARYLGIPGEEGLVGHGLTACATCDGAFYRDVPVCVVGGGDSACEEAMFLTRFASRVYLIHRRDTLRASKIMAERTLSNEKIFPMWNSTIVSYKTDDKGELEAVMLKDVVEGDETELPVKCVFMAIGHTPNTSFLGDLVDRDDAGYIIRETGMMATRTPGLFAAGDVADPHYRQAISSAGMGCSAAIEAERYLLGL; encoded by the coding sequence ATGAGCGAACAAGTCATTATCATCGGTGCCGGCTGCGCTGGTTACACGGCGGCCATTTACACCGCCCGCGCCAATCTCTCTCCGCTTCTGATCACGGGTTCCCAAATCGGCGGACAACTGACCACCACGACGGAAGTGGAAAACTTCCCCGGCTTTCCGGACGGCGTGATGGGGCCGGACCTGATGTTCCTGATGCAGCAGCAGGCGGAAAAGTTCGGCACCCGGTTTGCATATGAGGACGTCAAGAGCGTCGTCAGGGATGAAGCCACCGGGCTGTTCACCGTGAAGACCAGCGGCCAGAATTACGAAACCCGGAGTATCATTGTGGCTACGGGAGCATCCGCCCGCTATCTGGGAATACCGGGAGAGGAAGGGCTGGTTGGCCACGGACTCACCGCCTGCGCCACCTGTGACGGAGCTTTTTACCGGGACGTGCCTGTGTGCGTGGTAGGCGGAGGAGACAGCGCCTGTGAAGAAGCCATGTTCCTGACGCGCTTCGCTTCCCGGGTGTACCTGATCCACCGCCGCGACACGCTCCGCGCTTCCAAAATCATGGCGGAACGAACGCTGTCCAATGAAAAGATTTTCCCCATGTGGAATTCCACCATCGTAAGCTATAAGACGGACGACAAGGGAGAACTGGAAGCCGTCATGCTGAAGGACGTAGTAGAAGGGGATGAAACGGAACTTCCCGTCAAATGCGTCTTTATGGCGATCGGGCACACGCCGAACACTTCTTTCCTGGGGGATCTGGTGGACCGGGACGATGCCGGCTACATTATCCGGGAAACAGGGATGATGGCGACCAGGACGCCGGGATTGTTCGCCGCCGGAGATGTGGCGGATCCTCACTACCGCCAGGCCATTTCTTCCGCCGGAATGGGCTGCAGCGCCGCGATTGAAGCGGAACGCTACCTGCTGGGGCTGTAA
- a CDS encoding SGNH/GDSL hydrolase family protein: MMPPAKIFLLLIFSWAVFPRPLQAREEPPASPSWPRCVPARPGSRILFLGNSYTFFNRMPAMVKAMADTKGLRPDVHMHAAPAASLQSHWNDRRARSNMEGTAWDFVILQDQSATPIRAPERTMEFGEKWCSLIRAAKGTPILMLTWGKRGASGTPDPQEQKDLLETYLKLARREKAALAPVGIAWENCLKRHTDIQLYQTDGRHPTEEGSYLTACVIYFTLFGKSPLGLPGRLSLKGTRLSNLPADRARILQTVARDTCRQLFSATAGTRPATAGLQAAALSPHSAKSTRKTGTGPLPWQRTYILL; the protein is encoded by the coding sequence ATGATGCCGCCCGCCAAGATATTCCTGCTGCTGATTTTTTCCTGGGCAGTTTTCCCCCGCCCTCTCCAGGCCCGGGAAGAGCCGCCCGCATCCCCCTCCTGGCCGCGCTGTGTTCCTGCACGCCCCGGCAGCCGTATTCTCTTTCTGGGAAACAGCTATACGTTTTTCAACCGCATGCCCGCCATGGTTAAAGCCATGGCAGACACCAAAGGATTGCGGCCGGACGTGCACATGCACGCGGCTCCGGCAGCATCCCTCCAGTCCCATTGGAATGACAGGCGTGCCCGCAGCAACATGGAGGGAACGGCATGGGACTTCGTTATTCTCCAGGACCAAAGCGCCACACCTATCCGGGCTCCGGAACGAACCATGGAGTTCGGAGAAAAATGGTGCTCTCTGATACGAGCCGCCAAAGGAACGCCCATCCTGATGCTGACGTGGGGGAAAAGAGGAGCTTCCGGAACTCCGGACCCGCAGGAGCAAAAGGATCTTCTTGAAACGTATTTGAAACTTGCCCGGAGGGAAAAAGCAGCGCTCGCCCCCGTGGGCATTGCCTGGGAGAATTGCCTCAAACGCCATACTGACATCCAGCTGTACCAGACTGACGGCCGGCACCCGACGGAGGAAGGGAGCTACCTGACGGCATGCGTAATCTACTTCACGTTATTCGGAAAGTCTCCGCTGGGCCTGCCGGGCCGCTTGTCCTTGAAAGGGACGCGGCTGAGCAATCTTCCCGCAGACAGGGCCAGAATATTGCAGACCGTCGCCAGGGATACATGCAGGCAGCTCTTTTCCGCCACTGCCGGAACCCGTCCCGCAACCGCCGGATTGCAGGCCGCTGCATTGTCTCCGCATAGCGCAAAATCTACTCGCAAAACGGGCACGGGCCCTTTACCATGGCAACGGACATATATACTATTATGA
- a CDS encoding GNAT family N-acetyltransferase, whose amino-acid sequence MKSEPLTKRRVAGVDDPLFLDSLDIYRTSFPVHEQRRIQDFPLAFQDPGFCYEVFLNGEGRVVAMLVTWRREKFVYLEYFAVDASLRGQGAGQRILEELRDAFPHKVILEIDPPEDGISRRRLGFYQRHGFVPNPQFDYIHPPYTDEGEPFPLLLMTHGDLLDEETYRSFVDFHHRHVVAR is encoded by the coding sequence ATGAAGTCTGAGCCGCTGACCAAGCGCCGTGTGGCGGGTGTGGATGATCCGCTGTTCCTGGATTCTCTGGATATTTACCGGACAAGCTTTCCGGTGCATGAACAGCGGCGGATACAGGATTTCCCGTTGGCGTTTCAAGACCCCGGTTTTTGTTATGAAGTATTTTTAAATGGGGAAGGCCGGGTGGTTGCGATGCTGGTGACGTGGCGTCGGGAAAAATTCGTGTATCTGGAGTATTTTGCCGTGGATGCCTCCCTGCGCGGCCAGGGTGCCGGGCAAAGGATTCTGGAAGAATTGAGGGATGCGTTTCCGCACAAGGTTATTTTGGAAATTGATCCTCCGGAGGACGGGATCTCACGTCGGCGGCTGGGGTTTTATCAGAGGCACGGCTTTGTCCCCAATCCGCAGTTTGATTATATCCATCCTCCTTATACGGATGAGGGTGAACCTTTCCCGCTCCTGCTGATGACGCATGGAGATTTGCTGGATGAGGAGACATACCGGAGCTTTGTGGATTTCCACCATCGCCACGTAGTGGCGAGGTGA